From a single Mycolicibacterium moriokaense genomic region:
- a CDS encoding CDGP domain-containing protein has protein sequence MSIATASTVWFLAGMSVLAIIAAAACVGAPAAGAVPGDPLNGCVTALAQQLCDGPIREDGSWKRCLFSDGVGFSPPTVNCFIVPGADQIPMFPIGQPNYHIEG, from the coding sequence GTGTCCATCGCGACCGCGTCCACAGTGTGGTTCCTTGCGGGGATGTCCGTGCTGGCGATCATCGCAGCAGCGGCGTGCGTCGGGGCTCCCGCGGCCGGTGCGGTCCCTGGTGATCCGCTTAACGGGTGTGTGACCGCGTTGGCTCAGCAGCTTTGTGACGGGCCGATCCGCGAGGACGGGTCGTGGAAACGCTGCCTGTTCAGCGACGGCGTTGGGTTCTCTCCGCCGACCGTGAATTGTTTCATCGTCCCTGGCGCCGACCAGATCCCGATGTTCCCGATCGGGCAGCCGAACTACCACATCGAAGGCTAG